From the Nocardiopsis changdeensis genome, one window contains:
- a CDS encoding flavoprotein gives MRTLYLTLSGATTTPEETAPDLVRLLQDEGWRVTVLCTPTGTRFHDLDALEELTGEPVRVDFRRPGTGVSLPPPDAVLACPWTFNSTNKTALGITDTFAVALVCEMIGRGVPTFLVPKGGDALAGHPAWDRSLGFLDAVPHVTLLRGPTGGLPTWRRVADALAEAPTS, from the coding sequence ATGCGAACTCTGTACCTCACACTCTCCGGGGCCACCACCACACCGGAGGAGACCGCCCCCGACCTGGTCCGCCTGCTCCAGGACGAGGGGTGGCGGGTCACCGTGCTGTGCACGCCGACGGGCACCCGCTTCCACGACCTCGACGCGCTGGAGGAGCTGACGGGCGAGCCGGTGCGCGTGGACTTCCGCCGGCCGGGGACCGGCGTGAGCCTGCCCCCGCCGGACGCGGTCCTGGCCTGCCCGTGGACGTTCAACAGCACCAACAAGACGGCGCTCGGCATCACGGACACGTTCGCGGTCGCGCTGGTGTGCGAGATGATCGGCCGGGGCGTGCCGACGTTCCTGGTGCCCAAGGGCGGGGACGCGCTCGCGGGACACCCGGCCTGGGACCGCAGCCTCGGTTTCCTGGACGCCGTCCCCCACGTCACCCTCCTGCGCGGCCCGACCGGCGGCCTCCCGACCTGGCGCCGGGTCGCCGACGCCCTGGCCGAGGCTCCGACCAGCTGA
- a CDS encoding glutamine synthetase family protein has protein sequence MSTTIGDGLPPLYETLPPSPPPPPFPVPLERLRADVEAGGITDVIVALPDLQGRVQGSRVAPRDFAERVLENGFDACLYLLATDVEMESRPGYATDPWGGGLGDFAILPDPGTLRYLPWDPGTALVLGDALDADGRPVPVAPRQVLKEQLERLAERGWRALAGTELEFLVFRDSYQEAFEGGYRGLTAATRFNSDYALPEVAEIDPLMRRIRTAMERTGMRVESARGECHPGQYEIVFRYDDALRTCDNHVVYKAGAKALAAQAGVALTFMAKYDEGEGNSCHVHLSLRDETGAPVFADDGSGRYGMSKHMEHFVAGQLACMREFALLHAPNVNSFKRLSPQAYAPSSIAWGLDNRTCPVRVVGQGESARIEFRVPGGDANPYLSVAAIIAAGLSGIDQALPLPEPTAGDAGADPDLPRLPASLEEAVLAWENSDIARSVFGPGIVRHYAAAGRAELAAFSATVTDFERRRHFERG, from the coding sequence ATGAGCACGACGATCGGCGACGGACTGCCGCCCCTGTACGAGACCCTGCCGCCGTCGCCCCCGCCGCCGCCGTTCCCGGTGCCGCTGGAGCGGCTGCGCGCCGACGTGGAGGCGGGCGGGATCACCGACGTGATCGTGGCCCTGCCCGACCTCCAGGGGCGGGTGCAGGGCAGCCGGGTGGCACCGCGCGACTTCGCCGAACGGGTGCTGGAGAACGGGTTCGACGCCTGCCTGTACCTGCTGGCCACCGACGTGGAGATGGAGTCACGGCCGGGGTACGCCACCGACCCGTGGGGCGGGGGGCTGGGCGACTTCGCGATCCTGCCCGACCCCGGCACCCTGCGGTACCTGCCCTGGGACCCGGGGACCGCCCTGGTGCTGGGCGACGCGCTGGACGCCGACGGGCGGCCGGTGCCGGTGGCGCCGCGGCAGGTGCTCAAGGAGCAGCTGGAGCGGCTGGCGGAGCGGGGCTGGCGGGCGCTGGCGGGGACGGAGCTGGAGTTCCTGGTGTTCCGCGACTCCTACCAGGAGGCGTTCGAGGGCGGTTACCGGGGGCTGACCGCCGCGACCCGGTTCAACTCCGACTACGCGCTGCCGGAGGTCGCCGAGATCGACCCGCTGATGCGGCGGATCCGCACCGCGATGGAGCGGACGGGGATGCGGGTGGAGTCGGCGCGCGGCGAGTGCCACCCGGGGCAGTACGAGATCGTGTTCCGCTACGACGACGCGCTGCGGACCTGCGACAACCACGTGGTGTACAAGGCGGGGGCCAAGGCGCTGGCGGCCCAGGCGGGTGTGGCTTTGACGTTCATGGCCAAGTACGACGAGGGCGAGGGGAACTCCTGCCACGTGCACCTGTCGCTGCGCGACGAGACCGGTGCGCCGGTCTTCGCCGACGACGGGTCGGGGCGGTACGGGATGTCCAAGCACATGGAGCACTTCGTGGCGGGGCAGCTGGCGTGCATGCGGGAGTTCGCGCTGCTGCACGCGCCCAACGTGAACTCGTTCAAGCGGCTGTCCCCGCAGGCCTACGCGCCCAGTTCGATCGCGTGGGGGCTGGACAACCGCACCTGCCCGGTGCGGGTGGTGGGGCAGGGCGAGTCGGCGCGGATCGAGTTCCGGGTGCCGGGCGGGGACGCCAACCCGTACCTGTCGGTGGCGGCGATCATCGCGGCGGGCCTCTCCGGCATCGACCAGGCCCTGCCGCTGCCGGAGCCGACCGCGGGCGACGCCGGCGCGGACCCGGACCTGCCGCGGCTGCCCGCCTCCCTGGAGGAGGCGGTCCTGGCCTGGGAGAACAGCGACATCGCCCGGTCGGTGTTCGGGCCGGGCATCGTCCGCCACTACGCGGCGGCGGGACGTGCGGAGCTGGCGGCCTTCTCGGCCACCGTGACCGACTTCGAGCGCCGCCGCCACTTCGAGCGCGGTTGA
- a CDS encoding IucA/IucC family protein yields the protein MARTPAAPLPVPAELTAGHWDRASGLLAAKMVAELCFEYALVPEADGPGRWSAAVGAARYRFEGRRTLLDGWRVLPGVTRVGADGTEAPASPFALLRDLGAAGVVDPAVEAFTVGELTATLSADARLAVERRTAADLADLPYADLEGHQTGHPWIFANKGRVGFSARDRADFPPEARRPVRLPWIAVHRSLAEYHGVPGLEEEVLRARELGGETVARFTGRLAAAGADPDAFVWLPVHPWQWDEVVVPLFAAELARGLIVPLGEAGDDYLPQQSIRTFTNLTRPDRFNVKLSLAILNTMVYRGIPTELCRAAPVSTGWVHALHAKDAFLAERHRVILPGEVAAVAVRHPVLEDIPDAPYRHRQLLGALWREPVAGFLEPGERARTLAALLHVDGEGRAFTAELVERSGLDAEEWLAALFGTVLPPLLHLLYRYGLAFNPHGENTIVVYDERDRPVRLAVKDFVDDMKLLDADLPEYEGLPAEALGVLMRFDARELTSSVAKSLFIGHFRYLAPLAEEQLGVGEERFWALVRAEIDRYRAEFPELADRFALFDLLAPEYERVCLNRERLLGGGYHDRAERDAEFHLDAPPVPNPLHTPEEKR from the coding sequence GTGGCCCGCACCCCCGCCGCACCGCTGCCGGTGCCCGCCGAGCTGACCGCCGGGCACTGGGACCGGGCCAGCGGCCTGCTGGCCGCCAAGATGGTCGCCGAGCTGTGCTTCGAGTACGCGCTGGTCCCCGAGGCCGACGGCCCCGGCCGCTGGAGCGCCGCCGTGGGCGCCGCCCGGTACCGGTTCGAGGGCCGGCGCACCCTCCTGGACGGGTGGCGGGTGCTGCCGGGGGTCACCCGGGTCGGCGCCGACGGGACCGAGGCCCCGGCCTCCCCGTTCGCCCTGCTGCGCGACCTGGGCGCGGCCGGGGTCGTGGACCCGGCGGTGGAGGCGTTCACCGTCGGGGAGCTGACCGCCACCCTGTCGGCGGACGCCCGGCTGGCCGTGGAGCGGCGCACCGCCGCCGACCTGGCCGACCTGCCCTACGCCGACCTGGAGGGGCACCAGACCGGGCACCCGTGGATCTTCGCCAACAAGGGGCGGGTGGGCTTCTCCGCCCGCGACCGCGCGGACTTCCCGCCCGAGGCGCGGCGGCCCGTGCGGCTGCCGTGGATCGCGGTGCACCGCTCCCTGGCCGAGTACCACGGGGTGCCGGGGCTGGAGGAGGAGGTGCTGCGCGCCCGTGAGCTGGGCGGGGAGACCGTCGCCCGGTTCACCGGACGGCTGGCGGCGGCGGGCGCCGACCCGGACGCGTTCGTGTGGCTGCCGGTGCACCCGTGGCAGTGGGACGAGGTGGTGGTGCCGCTGTTCGCCGCCGAGCTGGCGCGCGGGCTCATCGTCCCGCTGGGCGAGGCCGGGGACGACTACCTGCCCCAGCAGTCCATCCGCACGTTCACCAACCTGACCAGACCGGACCGGTTCAACGTCAAGCTGTCGCTGGCCATCCTCAACACCATGGTCTACCGGGGCATCCCCACCGAGCTGTGCCGGGCCGCCCCGGTGAGCACCGGGTGGGTGCACGCCCTGCACGCCAAGGACGCGTTCCTGGCCGAGCGCCACCGGGTGATCCTGCCCGGCGAGGTGGCCGCGGTGGCGGTGCGCCACCCGGTGCTGGAGGACATCCCGGACGCCCCGTACCGGCACCGGCAGCTGCTGGGGGCGCTGTGGCGCGAGCCGGTCGCCGGCTTCCTGGAGCCGGGCGAGCGGGCGCGGACCCTGGCGGCGCTGCTGCACGTGGACGGCGAGGGCCGGGCGTTCACGGCGGAGCTGGTGGAGCGGTCCGGGCTGGACGCCGAGGAGTGGCTGGCCGCCCTGTTCGGGACGGTGCTGCCGCCGCTGCTGCACCTGCTGTACCGGTACGGCCTGGCGTTCAACCCGCACGGGGAGAACACCATCGTCGTCTACGACGAGCGGGACCGGCCGGTGCGGCTGGCGGTCAAGGACTTCGTGGACGACATGAAGCTGCTGGACGCCGACCTGCCGGAGTACGAGGGGCTGCCGGCGGAGGCGCTGGGGGTGCTGATGCGCTTCGACGCCCGCGAGCTGACCTCGTCGGTGGCCAAGTCGCTGTTCATCGGGCACTTCCGGTACCTGGCGCCGCTGGCGGAGGAACAGCTGGGGGTGGGCGAGGAACGGTTCTGGGCGCTGGTGCGGGCCGAGATCGACCGGTACCGGGCGGAGTTCCCCGAACTGGCCGACCGGTTCGCGCTGTTCGACCTGCTGGCGCCGGAGTACGAGCGGGTGTGCCTGAACCGGGAGCGGCTGCTGGGCGGCGGCTACCACGACCGCGCCGAGCGCGACGCCGAGTTCCACCTGGACGCCCCGCCGGTCCCCAACCCGCTGCACACCCCGGAAGAGAAGCGATGA
- a CDS encoding IucA/IucC family protein, which produces MSENAQSTHDADLWRRAGSRLLAHMVGEMAYEEMIVPEPAAGPGAPGGSPAWRLPVDDGVTYAFTARRGGFGSWHVDADSFVRTGAEGPEPAWDPTRFVTDAQKTVGLPGDSLAEVVRDLLATHAADARLLAAALPAADLADLPYEDLEGYQTGHPCIFVNKGRLGFSADDAARYTPEARGAFRLVWIAVHPDLGAFQSMADTDQAALVAAEIDGDQRAEFAGRIRERGGDPDAYLWVPVHPFQWDEVVAPLFAAEIALGRVVRLGESRDRYRPFQSIRTLMNLDRPDRLNVKVPLMIRNTLVWRGLSGTQTGCAPHTSTWLRDLAERDAYFAETGVVMLAERASATVPHPVFARMPQAPYRFHELLGAIWREPVHRHLRGGERARTMACLLLRGSDGRPLVAELIERSGLGVEAWLERFVAALFPPVLHYLYRYGASFTPHGENVVLILDEDEVPVRIALKDFGSDVELLPFDLPEYAEIPEHVRSVLHRWRPEELAHSVLSAICAGHLRFLADIVEHDLGVPGARLWALARAQVLAHQARFPELAERFAWFDLLAPRVGRVALNREQLMGGGFHERAERDAEFDVMHGLVDNPLAVPGEEE; this is translated from the coding sequence ATGTCTGAGAACGCACAGTCCACCCACGACGCCGACCTGTGGCGCCGGGCCGGGAGCCGCCTGCTCGCCCACATGGTCGGCGAGATGGCCTACGAGGAGATGATCGTCCCCGAGCCCGCGGCCGGGCCCGGGGCGCCCGGAGGCTCCCCCGCCTGGCGGCTGCCCGTGGACGACGGCGTCACCTACGCCTTCACCGCCCGGCGCGGCGGCTTCGGCTCCTGGCACGTGGACGCCGACTCCTTCGTCCGCACCGGCGCCGAGGGCCCCGAGCCCGCCTGGGACCCCACCCGGTTCGTCACCGACGCCCAGAAGACCGTGGGCCTGCCGGGCGACTCCCTGGCCGAGGTGGTGCGCGACCTGCTGGCCACCCACGCCGCCGACGCCCGCCTGCTGGCCGCCGCCCTCCCGGCCGCCGACCTGGCCGACCTGCCCTACGAGGACCTGGAGGGGTACCAGACCGGCCACCCCTGCATCTTCGTCAACAAGGGCCGGCTCGGCTTCTCCGCCGACGACGCCGCCCGCTACACCCCCGAGGCGCGCGGCGCGTTCCGCCTCGTGTGGATCGCCGTCCACCCCGACCTGGGCGCCTTCCAGTCCATGGCGGACACCGACCAGGCCGCCCTGGTCGCCGCCGAGATCGACGGGGACCAGCGCGCGGAGTTCGCCGGGCGGATCCGCGAGCGCGGCGGCGACCCCGACGCCTACCTGTGGGTCCCGGTCCACCCCTTCCAGTGGGACGAGGTCGTCGCCCCGCTGTTCGCCGCGGAGATCGCCCTGGGCCGAGTGGTGCGCCTGGGCGAGAGCCGCGACCGCTACCGCCCCTTCCAGTCCATCCGCACCCTGATGAACCTGGACCGGCCCGACCGGCTCAACGTCAAGGTGCCGCTGATGATCCGCAACACCCTGGTCTGGCGCGGGCTGTCGGGCACCCAGACCGGCTGCGCCCCGCACACCAGCACCTGGCTGCGCGACCTCGCCGAACGCGACGCCTACTTCGCCGAGACCGGGGTGGTGATGCTCGCCGAGCGCGCCTCGGCCACCGTCCCGCACCCGGTGTTCGCGCGGATGCCGCAGGCCCCGTACCGGTTCCACGAGCTGCTGGGCGCCATCTGGCGCGAGCCGGTCCACCGCCACCTGCGCGGGGGCGAGCGCGCCCGCACCATGGCCTGCCTGCTGCTGCGCGGCTCCGACGGGCGGCCGCTGGTGGCCGAGCTGATCGAGCGCTCCGGGCTGGGCGTGGAGGCCTGGCTGGAGCGGTTCGTCGCCGCCCTGTTCCCGCCGGTGCTGCACTACCTGTACCGGTACGGGGCGTCCTTCACCCCGCACGGGGAGAACGTGGTGCTCATCCTGGACGAGGACGAGGTCCCGGTGCGCATCGCGCTCAAGGACTTCGGGTCGGACGTGGAGCTGCTCCCCTTCGACCTGCCCGAGTACGCCGAGATCCCCGAGCACGTGCGGTCGGTGCTGCACCGCTGGAGACCGGAGGAACTGGCGCACTCGGTGCTGTCGGCGATCTGCGCGGGGCACCTGCGGTTCCTCGCCGACATCGTCGAGCACGACCTCGGGGTGCCCGGGGCGCGGCTGTGGGCGCTGGCCCGCGCCCAGGTGCTGGCCCACCAGGCGCGCTTCCCGGAGCTGGCCGAACGGTTCGCCTGGTTCGACCTGCTGGCGCCCCGGGTGGGGCGGGTGGCGCTCAACCGCGAGCAGCTCATGGGCGGCGGCTTCCACGAGCGCGCCGAACGCGACGCCGAGTTCGACGTCATGCACGGCCTGGTGGACAACCCGCTGGCCGTCCCCGGGGAGGAGGAGTGA
- a CDS encoding MFS transporter, giving the protein MSGASFRRLYLLVVLLHLVGDVALSPFYPQLFERLFGVTDPAATGVYIWVCRVTALAAMPLWGLLARRFSLSSLVLGSLGAAAVLELALAASPAYPVFLVLSAVQVAVTMAFTLAYPAFVGTGADRVRDVTVFAYVVNGGTVAATLIGAGIMALPQPRWGIAACALLYVALAVLCHRRLPRERRAPAVADSVPEPRARAPRGAVAAIAAVSAVVLAVETARLVVRPFFTLYAQDGGVGTTAAAVLFLLPQVAVLAVLPLAGRAHALLGRALLPAACLLAAAGLAWQFLTLDPVPLALGRVVFGVGLGLGHVALDLRVFAVTGTDGPAFSAVATVRVAATLVSPVAATALAAGGAGLPLAAGAGLFAVLALLLCLPSRPPPPPGTSDDPSAHRTERPHHV; this is encoded by the coding sequence GTGAGCGGGGCCTCGTTCCGCCGGCTGTACCTGCTGGTCGTCCTGCTGCACCTGGTGGGCGACGTGGCGCTGAGCCCGTTCTACCCGCAGCTGTTCGAGCGGCTGTTCGGGGTCACCGACCCGGCGGCCACCGGCGTGTACATCTGGGTGTGCCGGGTGACCGCGCTGGCGGCCATGCCCCTGTGGGGCCTGCTCGCCCGCCGGTTCTCGCTGTCGTCCCTGGTGCTGGGCTCCCTGGGGGCGGCGGCGGTACTGGAGCTGGCGCTGGCCGCCTCCCCGGCGTACCCGGTGTTCCTGGTGCTGTCGGCGGTGCAGGTGGCGGTGACGATGGCGTTCACCCTGGCCTATCCGGCGTTCGTGGGCACCGGAGCCGACCGGGTCCGCGACGTCACCGTGTTCGCCTACGTGGTCAACGGCGGCACGGTGGCGGCCACCCTCATCGGCGCGGGGATCATGGCCCTGCCCCAGCCCCGCTGGGGCATCGCCGCCTGCGCGCTGCTGTACGTGGCGCTGGCGGTGCTGTGCCACCGCAGGCTGCCGCGGGAGCGGCGCGCGCCCGCGGTCGCCGACTCCGTCCCCGAGCCCCGGGCGAGGGCTCCGCGGGGCGCGGTGGCGGCGATCGCCGCGGTGAGCGCCGTCGTGCTGGCGGTCGAGACCGCACGGCTGGTCGTGCGTCCGTTCTTCACCCTGTACGCGCAGGACGGCGGCGTCGGCACCACGGCCGCCGCCGTCCTCTTCCTGCTCCCGCAGGTGGCCGTGCTGGCGGTGCTGCCGCTGGCCGGGCGGGCGCACGCCCTGCTGGGCCGGGCGCTGCTGCCGGCCGCGTGCCTGCTGGCCGCGGCCGGGCTGGCCTGGCAGTTCCTCACCCTCGACCCCGTGCCGCTGGCGCTGGGCCGGGTGGTGTTCGGCGTCGGCCTGGGGCTGGGACACGTGGCCCTGGACCTGAGGGTGTTCGCCGTGACCGGCACGGACGGTCCGGCGTTCTCCGCCGTGGCCACCGTGCGCGTGGCCGCGACCCTCGTCAGCCCGGTGGCCGCCACGGCCCTGGCCGCGGGCGGGGCGGGGCTGCCGCTGGCGGCGGGGGCGGGGCTGTTCGCGGTGCTCGCGCTGCTGCTCTGCCTCCCCTCGCGCCCGCCCCCACCTCCCGGGACCTCCGACGACCCGTCCGCGCACCGCACCGAAAGACCGCACCATGTCTGA
- a CDS encoding lysine N(6)-hydroxylase/L-ornithine N(5)-oxygenase family protein, with the protein MTATSRPHAHGDDEPYDLVGVGLGPFNLALAALADGVPGLTARFLEARPDFSWHPGLLLEGARLQVPFLADLVTLVDPTSPWSFLSYLREHDRLFPFYFSEHFHVPRREYDDYCRWVARSLGSCRFDARVDAVHHEDGVFTVEHTDAAGAVTRTRGRALVLGIGTEPVLPGPLRPLVGERVFHAADYLERAAGLDGVDDITVLGSGQSGAEVFLDLLRSPAHRGTAVHWVTRSPAFAPMEYSKLGLEHFTPDYTRYFHALPQETKDRVVPAQWQLYKGISGDTIAEIHDVLYERGIAGADVGVSLRAQCELLAAEADGDGFALRFRHREQDAEFTVRTGAVVAASGYAQRSPGFLAPLAKLIETDGRGRPLVDGDLRLATDPALTAPIHVQNAELHTHGVGAPDLGLGAWRAAVILNSLTGGTAYRLPERTAFTSFGAPAGARR; encoded by the coding sequence TTGACCGCCACCTCCCGCCCCCACGCCCACGGGGACGACGAACCGTACGACCTGGTGGGCGTCGGCCTGGGCCCGTTCAACCTGGCCCTGGCCGCCCTGGCCGACGGTGTGCCCGGCCTCACCGCGCGCTTCCTGGAGGCCCGGCCCGACTTCTCCTGGCACCCGGGCCTGCTGCTGGAGGGCGCCCGGCTCCAGGTGCCCTTCCTCGCCGACCTGGTGACCCTGGTCGACCCCACCAGCCCCTGGTCGTTCCTGTCCTACCTGCGCGAGCACGACCGGCTGTTCCCCTTCTACTTCTCCGAGCACTTCCACGTGCCGCGCCGGGAGTACGACGACTACTGCCGCTGGGTGGCCCGCTCACTGGGCTCGTGCCGGTTCGACGCCCGCGTGGACGCCGTCCACCACGAGGACGGGGTCTTCACGGTGGAGCACACCGACGCCGCCGGGGCGGTGACCCGCACCCGCGGGCGCGCCCTGGTACTGGGCATCGGCACCGAGCCGGTGCTGCCCGGGCCGCTGCGCCCCCTGGTGGGCGAGCGCGTGTTCCACGCCGCCGACTACCTGGAGCGGGCGGCGGGCCTGGACGGGGTCGACGACATCACCGTGCTGGGCTCGGGCCAGTCCGGCGCCGAGGTGTTCCTGGACCTGCTGCGCTCCCCCGCCCACCGCGGCACCGCCGTGCACTGGGTGACGCGCTCGCCGGCGTTCGCCCCCATGGAGTACTCCAAGCTGGGGCTGGAGCACTTCACCCCCGACTACACCCGCTACTTCCACGCCCTGCCCCAGGAGACCAAGGACCGCGTGGTCCCCGCCCAGTGGCAGCTGTACAAGGGCATCAGCGGCGACACCATCGCCGAGATCCACGACGTGCTCTACGAGCGCGGCATCGCGGGCGCCGACGTGGGGGTGAGCCTGCGCGCCCAGTGCGAGCTGCTGGCCGCCGAGGCCGACGGGGACGGGTTCGCGCTGCGGTTCCGCCACCGCGAGCAGGACGCCGAGTTCACCGTCCGCACCGGCGCGGTGGTCGCCGCCTCCGGGTACGCCCAGCGCTCCCCCGGCTTCCTGGCGCCCCTCGCCAAGCTCATCGAGACAGACGGACGGGGCCGGCCGCTCGTCGACGGGGACCTGCGCCTGGCCACCGACCCGGCGCTGACCGCCCCGATCCACGTGCAGAACGCCGAACTGCACACCCACGGCGTGGGCGCCCCCGACCTGGGCCTGGGAGCCTGGCGGGCGGCCGTCATCCTCAACTCCCTCACCGGGGGCACCGCCTACCGGCTGCCGGAGCGGACGGCGTTCACGTCGTTCGGCGCCCCGGCCGGGGCCCGGCGGTGA
- a CDS encoding pyridoxal phosphate-dependent decarboxylase family protein, translating to MTITPGGDTVTWGADGLTVPADASALLPDALAGAPGGPEAVAALLAAAADALSAAREERGGPLPARTPQEVAEAVRTALGPPTAAPEGDRNAPDLAERVLTRLTHALAVHAADPAHPHCAAHLHCPPLAVAVAADAVASVLNQSMDSWDQAPAATAMETRVIGELAGLAGYDPEAAGGVVTSGGTESNLTALLLARDHALAGPERDPVRHGVARAAAGARPRILCGAAAHFSVQRSAALLGLGEDAVETVDVDSRHRMRPRALREALDRMRADGDIPVAIVATAGTTDLGGIDSLGAIAHIAREYGVWLHVDAAYGGGLLFSRRLRGLLAGLDRAHSVGLDLHKLGWQPVAAGVLLTRERALFAPLSRSVDYLNPADDEEAGYPSLLGYSLRTTRRADVFKIAVTLRALGTDGLGRLVDACRDLALRTAAKVTAHPRLQLADSPSLTTVVFRYDAGADSDEVNARLRRRLLQEGRAVVGRTRINGRVWLKLTLLNPATTVEDTTALLAGVAAAGDTELAALKESR from the coding sequence ATGACCATCACTCCCGGTGGCGACACCGTGACCTGGGGAGCCGACGGCCTCACCGTCCCCGCCGACGCCTCCGCCCTGCTGCCCGACGCCCTGGCCGGAGCCCCCGGCGGCCCCGAGGCCGTGGCCGCCCTCCTGGCCGCGGCCGCCGACGCCCTGTCCGCGGCCCGCGAGGAGCGCGGGGGACCGCTGCCCGCCCGCACACCCCAGGAGGTGGCCGAGGCGGTCCGGACCGCCCTGGGCCCGCCGACCGCCGCGCCCGAAGGCGACCGGAACGCCCCCGACCTGGCCGAACGGGTCCTGACCCGGCTCACGCACGCCCTGGCCGTGCACGCCGCCGACCCCGCCCACCCGCACTGCGCCGCCCACCTGCACTGCCCGCCGCTGGCCGTGGCGGTGGCCGCCGACGCCGTCGCCTCCGTCCTCAACCAGTCCATGGACTCCTGGGACCAGGCCCCCGCCGCGACCGCCATGGAGACCCGTGTCATCGGCGAGCTGGCCGGCCTGGCCGGGTACGACCCCGAGGCGGCGGGCGGCGTGGTCACCTCCGGCGGCACCGAGTCCAACCTGACCGCCCTGCTGCTGGCCCGCGACCACGCCCTGGCCGGGCCCGAGCGCGACCCCGTCCGCCACGGGGTGGCGCGGGCGGCCGCCGGCGCCCGCCCGCGCATCCTGTGCGGGGCCGCCGCCCACTTCTCCGTCCAGCGCTCGGCCGCCCTGCTGGGCCTGGGCGAGGACGCCGTCGAGACCGTCGACGTCGACTCCCGGCACCGGATGCGCCCGCGCGCCCTGCGCGAGGCCCTGGACCGGATGCGCGCCGACGGCGACATCCCCGTCGCGATCGTCGCCACCGCGGGCACCACCGACCTGGGCGGCATCGACTCCCTGGGCGCGATCGCCCACATCGCCCGCGAGTACGGGGTGTGGCTGCACGTGGACGCCGCCTACGGCGGCGGGCTGCTGTTCTCCCGCCGGCTGCGCGGCCTGCTCGCCGGGCTGGACCGGGCCCACTCGGTCGGGCTGGACCTGCACAAGCTCGGCTGGCAGCCGGTGGCCGCCGGGGTCCTGCTCACCCGCGAGCGCGCCCTGTTCGCCCCGCTCTCGCGCTCGGTGGACTACCTCAACCCCGCCGACGACGAGGAGGCGGGCTACCCCAGCCTGCTCGGGTACTCGCTGCGCACCACCCGCCGGGCCGACGTCTTCAAGATCGCCGTCACCCTGCGGGCCCTGGGCACCGACGGGCTGGGCCGCCTCGTGGACGCCTGCCGCGACCTGGCCCTGCGGACGGCTGCCAAAGTCACCGCCCACCCGCGGCTCCAGCTGGCCGACTCGCCCTCCCTCACCACCGTGGTGTTCCGCTACGACGCCGGGGCCGACTCCGACGAGGTCAACGCCCGCCTGCGCCGCCGCCTGCTCCAGGAGGGCCGGGCCGTGGTCGGCCGCACCCGGATCAACGGCCGCGTGTGGCTCAAGCTCACCCTGCTCAACCCCGCCACCACCGTCGAGGACACGACCGCCCTGCTCGCCGGGGTCGCCGCCGCGGGCGACACCGAACTCGCCGCCCTGAAGGAGTCCCGTTGA
- a CDS encoding GNAT family N-acetyltransferase, whose product MSASPAPTADPTSVTWRIENLTGADVLADPSPWVRAYEEVYAHALHLPDHRAPAFADRLAFSARREGFRLTSCHADGVLAGFAYGYPLPVTTGWWNGFTPLPGVDADEVTAEYPGRTFALCEALVPEPFRGSGVVERAFPLLVQGRAEERAAGLVAETNAHALDLVLRNGWTHVGDVEPHPGWRRHHALTMPLR is encoded by the coding sequence GTGTCCGCCTCCCCCGCTCCGACGGCCGACCCGACCTCCGTCACCTGGCGGATCGAGAACCTCACCGGAGCCGACGTCCTCGCCGACCCCTCCCCCTGGGTCCGGGCCTACGAGGAGGTCTACGCGCACGCCCTGCACCTGCCCGACCACCGCGCCCCCGCCTTCGCCGACCGCCTCGCCTTCAGCGCCCGGCGGGAGGGCTTCCGGCTCACGTCCTGCCACGCCGACGGCGTCCTGGCCGGGTTCGCCTACGGGTACCCCCTGCCGGTGACCACCGGCTGGTGGAACGGCTTCACCCCGCTGCCCGGCGTGGACGCGGACGAGGTCACCGCCGAGTACCCGGGCCGCACCTTCGCCCTGTGCGAGGCCCTCGTCCCCGAACCGTTCCGGGGATCCGGCGTGGTCGAGCGCGCCTTCCCCCTCCTCGTCCAGGGGCGCGCCGAGGAACGCGCCGCCGGGCTGGTCGCCGAGACCAACGCCCACGCCCTGGACCTGGTCCTGCGCAACGGCTGGACCCACGTCGGCGACGTCGAGCCCCACCCGGGCTGGCGCCGCCACCACGCCCTGACCATGCCCCTGCGCTGA